A segment of the Mogibacterium diversum genome:
GCCTTCTCAGAATATGCGACAGCATCACCGTTTGGAGCTTTTACAAATAGGTAGAAAGCGCCATCTGGCTTAGCACACTCATATCCATACTCTGTTAGTGAGTTGTAGAGAAGGTTTCTGTTCTCTTCATAAGCTGCAAGGTCTGGCATCTCGCCAACACACTCTCCGATAACCTTCTGAGTAAGTGTTGGAGGGCAAACTGAACCGATTTCACGAGCTGCACCTGAAACTGTATCATATACAGCCTTAGCATCTGCACACTTTTCAGGAACGTATACATATCCGATTCTCTCTCCTGGTAGAGAAAGTGACTTCGACCATGAATAGCACACGATGGTGTTGTCGTATACGTTAGGGATAAATGTAACCTTTACTCCATCGTATACGAGCTCTCTGTATGGCTCGTCAGCAACGATGTAAATAGGGTGTCCATACTCCTTGCTCTTTTTCTCAAGAAGCTCAGCGATTTTCTTAAGAGTCTCCTCTGTATAAACAACGCCTGAAGGGTTGTTAGGAGAGTTGATTACTACTGCGACCGAGTGTTCATTTATTGTCTTCTCGAGTGCATCCATATCAATCTGGAAGTGAACAGTATCAGCTGGAACTACCGCTAGCTTAGCACCTGCACATGTAAAGAATACATTGTACTCAGGGAAGAATGGTGCGATAGCGATGAATTCATCTTCTGGGGAAGTTGTCAGTGCGTGAGCAACAGATACTAGAGCAGGAGCGCATCCACAAGTCATGAATAGCTCACTTGCCTTTGCATTGCAGTTAAATCTAGCATTGAGGTTGTCAGCAATTGCCTGACGCACGTTCTCAAATCCAGGAGCCATTGAATATCCGTGAAGCTGAATGGAATCAGTAGTATCAATGAGCTTCTTAATTGTCTCGTTAACCTTAGCAGGTGCTGGGATACTTGGATTACCAAGAGAGTAATCAAACACATTCTCCTTACCAACTACTTTTGCCTGCTGCAGACCGTACGCAAAAAGC
Coding sequences within it:
- a CDS encoding pyridoxal phosphate-dependent aminotransferase, with the translated sequence MVNEKYHGLGTAPSVIRELFAYGLQQAKVVGKENVFDYSLGNPSIPAPAKVNETIKKLIDTTDSIQLHGYSMAPGFENVRQAIADNLNARFNCNAKASELFMTCGCAPALVSVAHALTTSPEDEFIAIAPFFPEYNVFFTCAGAKLAVVPADTVHFQIDMDALEKTINEHSVAVVINSPNNPSGVVYTEETLKKIAELLEKKSKEYGHPIYIVADEPYRELVYDGVKVTFIPNVYDNTIVCYSWSKSLSLPGERIGYVYVPEKCADAKAVYDTVSGAAREIGSVCPPTLTQKVIGECVGEMPDLAAYEENRNLLYNSLTEYGYECAKPDGAFYLFVKAPNGDAVAYSEKAKLDHNLLVVPGDGFACPGYFRLSYCVSNDMIKRSLPAFKAMIESYK